Proteins from one bacterium genomic window:
- the hemB gene encoding porphobilinogen synthase translates to MNYPLYRPRRLRRNEALRRLVRETSLCPEDLIYPLFVVPGRDVQEEISSLPGQFHLSVDKLPGVGREIHELGILGVILFGLPSRKDERGSEAYDPQGIVQRAVRELKQAVPELLLITDVCLCEYTDHGHCGLIVNGDVDNDASLELLALTALSHVQAGADMVAPSDMMDGRVSAIRKALDAEGFQGIPILSYAAKYCSSFYGPFREAAQSAPRFGDRRSYQMDPPNWREALREVTLDIQEGADIIMVKPAMPYLDIITRVREQFHYPVAAYQVSGEFAMIQAAARLGWLDAQKAMLEALVGIKRAGADFILSYAAPEVARLLEEA, encoded by the coding sequence ATGAATTACCCCCTTTACAGACCCAGGCGTCTTCGTAGAAACGAAGCCCTGAGAAGACTGGTTAGGGAGACAAGCCTTTGTCCGGAGGACCTCATCTACCCCCTTTTTGTTGTGCCGGGCAGGGATGTCCAAGAGGAGATATCCTCACTGCCTGGGCAGTTTCACCTCTCGGTGGACAAGCTGCCTGGGGTAGGCCGGGAGATCCATGAGCTGGGGATCCTGGGTGTAATTCTCTTCGGCCTGCCCAGCCGTAAGGATGAACGGGGCTCCGAGGCTTACGATCCCCAAGGGATAGTTCAGAGGGCAGTGAGGGAACTCAAGCAGGCTGTCCCGGAACTGCTACTCATAACAGATGTGTGCCTTTGCGAGTACACGGATCACGGGCACTGTGGCCTAATAGTAAATGGAGATGTGGACAATGACGCCTCTTTGGAGCTTCTGGCCCTCACCGCGCTTTCCCATGTGCAGGCTGGAGCGGACATGGTGGCTCCCTCGGACATGATGGACGGCCGGGTTTCGGCCATCCGCAAGGCATTGGATGCAGAGGGGTTCCAGGGGATCCCGATACTTTCCTATGCGGCCAAGTACTGTTCTTCCTTCTATGGTCCTTTCAGAGAGGCTGCCCAGTCTGCTCCACGCTTTGGAGACAGGAGGTCCTACCAGATGGATCCGCCCAACTGGAGGGAGGCCCTCAGGGAGGTAACACTGGACATCCAGGAGGGTGCTGACATCATCATGGTAAAACCAGCCATGCCTTACCTGGACATCATAACCAGGGTCAGAGAGCAGTTTCATTACCCGGTGGCCGCATATCAGGTAAGCGGCGAGTTTGCCATGATCCAGGCTGCAGCCCGCCTGGGCTGGTTGGACGCACAAAAGGCCATGTTGGAGGCTTTGGTGGGGATCAAAAGGGCAGGAGCTGATTTCATCCTGAGTTATGCCGCCCCTGAGGTGGCAAGGTTGCTGGAGGAAGCATGA
- the ahbC gene encoding 12,18-didecarboxysiroheme deacetylase, with the protein MIGISKLYCATVEPSDPLRYGRLSKSLPSHLLQFSKDKRPVVVWNVTRQCNLRCVHCYSQSDSCMPSGELTTQEGLDLIQDLASFECPVLLLSGGEPLMRSDLFLLAEKARDLGMRVVLSTNGTRIQDTVARRLYSIGLSYVGISLDGLGERHDRFRGVKGAFQAAMAGVKHCQDAGLKVGLRFTIHKGNVGEIPGIFDLVEKEGIPRICFYHLVYSGRGSRLVQEDLTHEQTRRTVDLIIDRTRDLHQRGLKVEVLTVDNHADGPYLYLRLLRENPVRAKEVLELLKMNEGNSSGHGIGCVSWDGEVHADQFWRHRSFGNVRKRPFSVIWTDTSDPLMAALKDKKRHVKGRCARCSWLDVCGGNFRVRAEAVTGDVWAEDPACYLTEEEISGLTEKSLQEVSS; encoded by the coding sequence ATGATAGGTATATCCAAACTTTATTGCGCAACGGTGGAGCCTTCGGACCCCTTGAGGTACGGGCGGCTCTCCAAGAGTCTGCCCTCCCACCTGCTTCAGTTCTCCAAAGACAAGAGGCCGGTTGTGGTATGGAATGTCACCCGGCAATGCAACCTGAGGTGCGTGCATTGCTATTCCCAGTCCGATTCCTGCATGCCCTCGGGGGAGCTCACCACACAGGAAGGTCTTGACCTCATCCAGGACCTGGCCTCCTTTGAATGCCCGGTCTTGTTGCTCTCAGGGGGCGAGCCGCTCATGAGGTCGGATCTTTTTCTGCTGGCAGAGAAAGCCAGGGATCTGGGCATGAGGGTGGTGCTTTCCACCAATGGCACTCGTATCCAGGATACTGTGGCCAGGCGGCTTTATTCCATAGGCCTATCCTATGTAGGAATAAGCCTCGATGGCCTGGGGGAGCGTCACGATAGGTTCAGAGGGGTGAAAGGGGCCTTCCAGGCAGCCATGGCTGGGGTGAAACATTGCCAGGATGCGGGCCTGAAAGTGGGCCTGCGTTTCACCATACACAAGGGCAACGTGGGAGAGATTCCGGGCATCTTTGATCTGGTGGAGAAAGAGGGTATTCCCAGGATCTGCTTTTATCACCTGGTATACTCTGGCAGAGGAAGCCGCCTGGTTCAGGAGGATTTGACCCATGAGCAGACCCGCAGGACCGTGGATCTCATAATAGATCGGACCAGGGACCTTCATCAAAGGGGTCTAAAGGTGGAGGTCCTCACCGTGGACAACCACGCAGACGGCCCATATCTTTACCTGCGACTTCTCAGGGAAAATCCTGTGAGGGCCAAGGAGGTCCTGGAGCTCCTAAAGATGAACGAGGGGAACAGTTCAGGGCATGGCATAGGCTGCGTGAGTTGGGATGGAGAGGTGCATGCCGACCAATTCTGGCGTCATAGAAGCTTCGGCAACGTCAGGAAGAGGCCCTTCAGCGTTATCTGGACCGACACCAGCGATCCCCTCATGGCTGCTCTCAAAGACAAGAAGAGGCATGTGAAGGGGCGCTGTGCAAGGTGCTCTTGGCTGGATGTGTGCGGAGGAAACTTTCGAGTCAGGGCAGAGGCCGTAACAGGGGACGTGTGGGCTGAGGATCCTGCCTGCTATCTCACCGAAGAGGAAATCTCTGGTCTTACAGAAAAGAGCCTCCAGGAGGTCTCATCATGA
- the cobA gene encoding uroporphyrinogen-III C-methyltransferase, with amino-acid sequence MNSPMVTLVGAGPGDPGLITLKGLEALEQAQVVVYDHLIPEELLAKCPPDCKKIYVGKQSGEHTLAQASINRLLVTEALKGHKVVRLKGGDPFVFGRGGEEAEALAEAGVSFQIVPGVTSAIAAPAYAGIPVTHRGYASSVAFVTGHEDESKSSSSIRWEHLGKGVDTLVFLMGMRNLSFILNKLQENGLDPTTPAALIRWATTPDQVALQGTVGDLALLAKEKGLGPPAVLVVGKVVSLRDKLDWVRFLPLWGRKILVTRAREQASQLAQRLRGLGAQAVEFPAISVEAPSDWKELDEAIFALKEYDWLILTSPNGVRFFLDRLFHLGKDCRALGGLLVAAIGAGTAKTLESRGLKADLVPKEFRAEALAEALRDEAKAGKRFLLARAEQARDVLPQSLTRLGGLVRVVRVYRTVVAQGKGPDFKQLLGEKRLDAVTFTSSSTVKNLASLADGQLRELLDGVTVACIGPITADTARDLGLEPHIVATRYDIEGLVEALVAHFKHGKEEP; translated from the coding sequence GTGAATTCTCCAATGGTGACACTGGTGGGAGCCGGGCCGGGAGATCCAGGCCTGATAACCCTCAAGGGGCTGGAGGCTCTTGAGCAGGCCCAGGTGGTGGTTTATGATCACCTGATCCCCGAGGAACTCTTGGCCAAGTGCCCGCCGGATTGTAAGAAAATCTATGTGGGAAAGCAAAGCGGAGAGCATACCCTTGCTCAGGCCAGCATCAATCGGCTCCTTGTAACCGAGGCACTAAAGGGTCATAAGGTGGTGCGTCTCAAGGGAGGGGATCCTTTTGTTTTCGGAAGGGGCGGGGAAGAAGCCGAAGCCCTTGCCGAGGCTGGTGTGTCTTTCCAGATAGTGCCAGGAGTCACCTCGGCCATCGCAGCCCCAGCATATGCGGGAATTCCTGTGACCCACAGGGGATATGCCTCTTCTGTGGCCTTTGTGACAGGTCATGAGGATGAAAGCAAATCCTCCTCCAGCATTCGTTGGGAGCATTTGGGCAAGGGTGTAGATACATTGGTCTTTCTCATGGGCATGAGAAATCTTTCCTTCATCTTGAACAAATTACAGGAAAACGGTTTGGATCCCACCACTCCTGCTGCTCTGATCCGCTGGGCAACCACCCCTGATCAGGTGGCACTCCAGGGCACCGTGGGGGACCTGGCGTTGCTGGCAAAGGAAAAAGGCCTGGGCCCTCCAGCTGTTCTGGTGGTGGGCAAAGTGGTATCCCTCAGGGACAAGCTGGATTGGGTCCGCTTCCTGCCCCTGTGGGGCAGGAAGATACTGGTTACAAGAGCCAGAGAGCAGGCCAGTCAACTGGCCCAGCGTCTGCGGGGCTTGGGGGCGCAGGCCGTGGAATTCCCCGCCATTTCCGTGGAGGCTCCATCGGATTGGAAAGAGCTGGATGAAGCCATTTTCGCTCTCAAGGAATATGACTGGCTGATTTTAACCAGCCCCAATGGGGTGCGTTTCTTCCTGGATCGATTGTTTCACCTGGGAAAAGATTGCAGGGCCCTAGGAGGCCTTCTGGTTGCAGCCATAGGTGCTGGCACGGCCAAAACTTTGGAATCAAGGGGTCTCAAGGCGGACCTTGTCCCAAAGGAGTTCAGGGCCGAGGCCTTGGCAGAGGCCCTTCGGGATGAGGCAAAAGCCGGGAAAAGATTTCTTCTGGCCAGAGCCGAGCAAGCCAGGGATGTTCTACCCCAGAGCCTCACGCGGCTAGGAGGCCTTGTGAGGGTCGTCAGGGTTTACAGGACCGTGGTGGCCCAAGGCAAGGGGCCTGACTTCAAGCAACTGCTTGGAGAAAAAAGGCTGGATGCTGTGACCTTCACCAGTTCCTCCACCGTTAAGAATCTGGCCTCTTTGGCAGATGGGCAGCTCAGGGAGCTTCTGGACGGGGTGACCGTGGCCTGCATAGGACCCATAACAGCCGACACAGCCAGAGACCTGGGTCTGGAGCCCCACATAGTGGCCACCAGATATGACATAGAGGGCTTGGTAGAGGCTCTGGTAGCCCATTTCAAGCACGGAAAAGAGGAGCCATGA
- the hemC gene encoding hydroxymethylbilane synthase — protein sequence MKPSTRFTIRIGTRASVLAKWQANWVAQELSRLFPEARCQLVTIRTKGDKILNSPLSSLGGKGLFVKEIEEALLQGKVDLAVHSMKDLPADLAPGLTLAAVPPRENPSDVLISSDEKTLEELPEGSIVGTSSLRRKAQVLERRPDLRVVELRGNVDTRLAKLDRSEGGLKAIVLAAAGIKRMGLWSRVTQVLDPTDFLPAIGQGALAIEVRSKDERMRELLAPLDHLETRACVTAERAIMRELQGGCQVPMAALGLAEQDGGILLSAMVAGLEGRPVLKYSLKAALGEPHRAGLEVAHALLRMGAAEILERLRKHQPGS from the coding sequence GTGAAACCATCAACCAGATTCACCATTCGTATTGGTACCAGAGCCAGTGTTTTGGCAAAGTGGCAGGCCAATTGGGTTGCCCAAGAATTGAGCCGGCTTTTTCCAGAGGCCAGATGCCAGCTGGTAACCATTCGTACCAAGGGGGACAAGATCTTGAATTCCCCCCTGAGCAGCTTGGGGGGAAAGGGCCTGTTTGTCAAAGAAATAGAGGAGGCTCTCCTACAAGGCAAGGTGGACCTTGCTGTGCACAGCATGAAAGACCTGCCGGCCGATCTGGCTCCAGGGCTGACCCTGGCCGCAGTGCCCCCAAGGGAGAATCCTTCCGATGTGCTCATATCCAGTGATGAGAAAACCCTAGAAGAACTCCCCGAGGGCTCCATTGTGGGCACCAGCAGTCTGAGAAGAAAAGCCCAGGTGTTGGAGCGCAGGCCGGATCTCAGGGTGGTGGAGCTAAGGGGAAACGTTGATACAAGACTGGCAAAACTGGACAGGTCTGAGGGTGGATTGAAGGCCATAGTCTTGGCTGCTGCCGGCATAAAGCGCATGGGGCTGTGGTCCAGGGTCACCCAGGTTCTGGATCCAACGGACTTCCTGCCAGCCATTGGCCAGGGGGCCTTGGCCATTGAGGTCAGATCCAAGGATGAGAGGATGCGGGAACTTCTGGCTCCCTTGGACCATCTGGAGACCAGGGCCTGTGTGACTGCCGAGAGGGCAATCATGAGGGAGCTGCAGGGGGGATGTCAGGTGCCCATGGCTGCTTTGGGCTTGGCAGAGCAGGATGGGGGGATCTTGCTCAGCGCAATGGTAGCTGGCTTGGAAGGTCGGCCTGTCTTGAAATACTCCTTGAAAGCTGCCCTTGGCGAGCCGCACAGGGCAGGTCTGGAGGTGGCCCATGCCTTGCTCAGAATGGGGGCCGCGGAGATCCTGGAGAGACTTAGAAAGCATCAGCCAGGATCCTGA
- the hemA gene encoding glutamyl-tRNA reductase yields the protein MSLILIGANHKTAPLELRESLSFTPEEQGEILRSLLYPPDLDEALILSTCNRTEILAHGADVHVCMDRIRSLMISRSPQSVKELQEHIYVLVDFEAVRHLFSVASSMDSMVIGEPQILGQVKEAYRLAVKSGTAGPMLNRLLHHAFRVSKRVRTETDIGRGAVSVAYAAVEMARSIFQSLLEKTVLLVGAGEMIELAAKHLKERGVRKILVSNRTFSRAEALAAELGGEALEFESLGSQLHRADMVLSCTGSPTPLIGPEQVKKALKTRKNRPMFFIDIAVPRDVDPSVGDLENVFLYDLDDLQTVVENHRGQRQEELKKASAILEEETQRFCIWLDSLDAEPTIRALAQWAEQVRQSELQKSIQKLKTLNEKEKRTLDAMTRAIVSKLLHEPIVRIRQQGGKEGSAGYLEMARELFGLNGKAK from the coding sequence GTGTCTTTGATCCTAATAGGAGCCAATCACAAGACTGCCCCACTAGAGTTGAGGGAAAGCCTCTCTTTTACTCCAGAGGAGCAAGGCGAAATTCTCAGATCTTTGCTTTACCCTCCTGATTTGGACGAGGCCCTTATTCTGTCTACCTGCAACCGTACAGAGATTCTTGCCCATGGGGCGGATGTGCACGTGTGCATGGACAGGATAAGGTCACTCATGATTAGCCGAAGCCCCCAATCAGTCAAGGAGCTTCAAGAGCATATTTATGTATTGGTGGATTTCGAGGCGGTTCGCCATCTTTTTTCCGTGGCATCTAGCATGGATTCCATGGTAATAGGCGAGCCTCAAATCCTAGGACAGGTCAAGGAAGCTTACAGACTGGCCGTTAAAAGCGGGACTGCCGGTCCCATGCTCAACCGATTGCTCCACCACGCTTTCAGGGTTTCCAAGCGCGTGCGCACAGAGACCGACATCGGCCGTGGGGCCGTGTCCGTGGCATATGCCGCTGTGGAGATGGCCAGGTCTATTTTCCAGAGTCTTCTTGAAAAGACCGTGCTTCTGGTGGGCGCAGGAGAGATGATAGAGCTGGCGGCCAAGCACCTCAAGGAGCGCGGTGTAAGAAAGATACTGGTTAGCAACCGAACCTTCTCCAGGGCAGAGGCTCTTGCTGCAGAACTTGGGGGTGAGGCTTTGGAGTTTGAATCTCTCGGCAGCCAATTGCATCGGGCTGATATGGTATTGAGCTGCACGGGATCCCCCACGCCTCTGATAGGACCTGAACAAGTTAAGAAAGCCCTCAAGACCAGGAAAAACAGGCCCATGTTCTTCATAGATATAGCGGTGCCCCGGGATGTAGACCCCAGCGTGGGGGATCTGGAAAACGTGTTTCTGTACGATCTAGATGATCTGCAAACAGTGGTGGAAAACCACAGGGGACAAAGGCAAGAAGAACTAAAGAAAGCCTCTGCCATTCTGGAGGAGGAAACGCAGAGGTTCTGCATCTGGTTGGATTCCCTGGATGCAGAGCCCACCATCAGGGCTCTGGCGCAATGGGCAGAGCAGGTTCGTCAGTCAGAGTTGCAAAAGAGCATTCAGAAACTAAAAACACTGAATGAAAAAGAAAAGAGAACCCTGGATGCCATGACAAGAGCTATAGTCAGCAAACTCCTCCATGAGCCCATAGTCCGAATAAGGCAGCAGGGTGGCAAGGAGGGTTCGGCCGGATATCTGGAGATGGCCAGGGAACTCTTTGGATTGAATGGGAAGGCCAAGTGA
- the ccsB gene encoding c-type cytochrome biogenesis protein CcsB yields the protein MLWKVSLVAYALSAGFLFWFIKGKDRWAQIWSSRIVFVGFLAQTGVILWGAWSGQRLPITSLSGALHFLSWCIISAYLVATWRYRVASVGLVALPLSAVMWALGGPPRLPVAVSPSLESHWLTIHGLLSFAAEASLATAFGAGVLYLVQERRIRSRCSVETLGRLPSLEILDEVNYRCMSVGFLLLTAGIITGAIWASEVWGSYWSWQAKETWGLITWLVYAGLLHQRLNAGWRGKRAAAMAIVGFVFVILTFAGAGLMGSGPHRFDRFQG from the coding sequence GTGCTTTGGAAAGTTTCCTTGGTGGCCTATGCCTTGTCAGCCGGATTTCTATTTTGGTTCATAAAAGGAAAGGATAGATGGGCCCAGATATGGTCGAGTCGTATTGTGTTTGTGGGATTCTTGGCCCAGACAGGTGTTATTCTCTGGGGGGCGTGGAGCGGCCAGAGGCTCCCTATAACGAGTCTTTCTGGTGCCTTGCACTTTCTTTCCTGGTGCATCATAAGTGCCTATTTGGTTGCCACTTGGAGATACCGGGTGGCTTCGGTGGGGCTGGTGGCCCTGCCTTTGTCAGCGGTCATGTGGGCCCTGGGAGGGCCACCCCGCCTGCCTGTGGCTGTGTCTCCTTCGCTGGAGAGCCATTGGCTTACCATACACGGTCTTCTTTCCTTTGCAGCAGAGGCCAGCTTGGCCACTGCCTTCGGCGCAGGCGTGCTTTATCTGGTTCAGGAAAGGAGAATTAGGTCCAGATGCTCTGTGGAGACTCTGGGCCGCCTGCCATCCCTGGAGATCCTAGATGAGGTAAATTATCGCTGCATGAGCGTGGGCTTTTTGCTCCTCACAGCAGGGATCATCACAGGAGCCATATGGGCCAGTGAGGTCTGGGGCTCTTATTGGTCCTGGCAGGCAAAGGAGACCTGGGGTCTCATCACATGGTTGGTCTATGCTGGTTTGTTGCACCAGAGGCTAAACGCGGGTTGGAGAGGCAAAAGGGCAGCGGCCATGGCCATCGTAGGTTTTGTTTTTGTGATCCTGACCTTTGCAGGAGCGGGTCTGATGGGATCGGGACCCCATCGCTTCGACAGATTCCAAGGTTGA
- a CDS encoding bifunctional precorrin-2 dehydrogenase/sirohydrochlorin ferrochelatase — protein MRAEFHGWMPLWVKIGGCKCVVVGAGSVALRKINLLVDRGASVHVIAKEACQEVEQMAAEGIISLELREVDAKDLQGARLVVVATDIADVNSSVSRWAEQQGILCNVVDQKELCSAVFPAILKRGRLEVAVSTGGASPAMAARLRDYIGDCLFPGYEILLDLLTQVRLEIKKMGLSEQNRLELLRNLVDAQVMDACKSGNEAQLRRLIEMRIKQYSLPEGGKSP, from the coding sequence GTGCGTGCAGAATTCCATGGATGGATGCCCCTTTGGGTCAAAATAGGCGGGTGTAAGTGCGTGGTGGTGGGAGCCGGTTCAGTGGCCTTGCGTAAGATAAACTTGCTTGTAGATAGAGGGGCCTCGGTCCATGTAATTGCAAAAGAAGCCTGTCAAGAAGTAGAGCAAATGGCAGCAGAGGGTATCATAAGCCTTGAGCTCAGAGAAGTGGATGCCAAGGATTTGCAGGGTGCAAGGCTTGTTGTGGTAGCTACAGACATAGCGGATGTGAATAGCTCTGTGAGTCGATGGGCTGAGCAACAAGGGATTTTGTGCAACGTGGTGGACCAAAAGGAGCTTTGCAGCGCTGTTTTTCCAGCCATTTTAAAAAGGGGCAGGTTGGAGGTAGCGGTATCTACCGGGGGGGCCAGCCCAGCTATGGCAGCAAGGCTGAGGGATTACATAGGGGATTGTCTTTTTCCCGGTTATGAAATTCTATTGGATCTGCTCACGCAGGTAAGGCTTGAGATAAAAAAGATGGGTCTTTCCGAACAGAATAGGCTGGAATTACTTAGAAATCTCGTGGATGCCCAGGTGATGGATGCTTGCAAAAGCGGCAATGAGGCCCAGCTAAGAAGGCTCATTGAAATGCGCATCAAACAGTATAGCCTGCCGGAGGGAGGGAAAAGCCCTTGA
- the dnaN gene encoding DNA polymerase III subunit beta: MEIQTPKEILQAALHTVQSVSDRRNVMPILSHVLLEAQQDALRLAATDLELAMETKIQVKVTEPGSATVPCRKLFEIVREMPSGQVNIKSEPEFTIKISCQDVVMRLKGLDPAEFPVFKRPSHDVTTQAAAGTIAQMIDRTIYAVAGEDMQFNLTGIHVERVAESGDIRFVATDGNRLSLIDRPLDLVIPEGASVILPRKGVSEMRRLISTEEDCINWGIMDQQMFVFASGYSLYIRLVDGVFPSYQEVIPRFGPNRARVDRDRFSLALKRASLLSDQRFFGVNVGFSKQGISVASNNPDLGDSAEMIPVDYTGEPLNILFNPRYLIDIASSLQSETIILELNDESSAVIVKDPNDEKFLAVVMPMRL, encoded by the coding sequence ATGGAAATACAAACACCCAAGGAGATACTCCAGGCTGCTCTCCATACTGTCCAGTCTGTCTCAGACAGGCGAAACGTCATGCCCATCCTTTCTCATGTTTTGCTGGAGGCCCAGCAAGACGCTTTACGTCTGGCCGCAACAGATCTGGAACTTGCCATGGAGACCAAGATTCAGGTCAAGGTAACAGAGCCCGGATCAGCCACAGTACCGTGTCGCAAACTCTTTGAAATAGTTAGAGAGATGCCCAGCGGGCAGGTAAACATAAAGTCAGAGCCAGAGTTCACCATCAAGATATCATGCCAGGACGTGGTGATGAGGCTGAAAGGATTGGACCCAGCGGAATTCCCGGTTTTCAAGAGGCCATCCCATGATGTGACCACCCAGGCTGCAGCAGGCACCATTGCCCAGATGATAGACAGGACCATTTACGCTGTAGCCGGAGAGGACATGCAGTTCAACCTCACTGGGATCCACGTGGAAAGGGTGGCAGAAAGCGGAGATATAAGATTCGTTGCCACAGACGGTAACCGTCTTTCCTTGATAGACAGACCTCTTGATCTGGTCATCCCAGAGGGAGCCTCGGTGATACTGCCCAGAAAGGGCGTTTCCGAGATGAGAAGACTCATATCAACAGAAGAAGATTGCATCAATTGGGGCATAATGGACCAGCAGATGTTTGTGTTTGCTTCAGGCTATTCGCTGTACATAAGGCTTGTGGATGGAGTATTTCCTTCTTATCAAGAAGTCATACCCCGATTTGGGCCCAATAGAGCTAGGGTCGACAGGGACAGATTCTCTCTTGCACTAAAAAGGGCTTCACTTCTTTCAGACCAAAGATTCTTTGGAGTAAACGTGGGATTTAGCAAGCAGGGAATTAGCGTTGCATCCAACAACCCTGATCTTGGGGACTCAGCGGAGATGATACCAGTAGACTATACCGGAGAGCCTCTTAACATACTCTTCAATCCTCGTTATCTGATTGACATAGCATCATCTTTGCAAAGCGAGACTATAATTCTTGAGCTAAACGACGAATCGAGCGCGGTAATAGTGAAGGATCCAAACGACGAAAAATTTCTGGCTGTTGTGATGCCTATGCGTTTATAG